The Lewinellaceae bacterium nucleotide sequence AGCTTCCTTACTTCATGGGTCACACTGCCACCGGTGCCTTGATATGCGGATCCGGATCGTAGTCTGAAAGGGTAAAGTCCTCAAATTTAAAATTGAAGATATCGGTCACTTCAGGGTTTATTTCCATTTTAGGCAAGGCACGTGGAATTCGGGAAAGTTGTAATTCGGCCTGTTCCATGTGATTGGAATACAGATGCAGATCACCGAAAGAATGGATAAACTCTCCGGGTTGCAAGCCGCAGACCTGCGCCATCATCAGGGTAAATAAGGCATAAGAAGCAATATTAAAAGGTACGCCCAGGAATACATCGGCAGAACGCTGATAGAGCAGGCAGGAAAGTTTACCTTCTGCCACATAAAACTGGAACAGGGCATGACAGGGCGTCAGGGCCATTTTATCGAGTTCTCCCACGTTCCATGCATTGACGATGATCCTCCTGGAGTCCGGGTTGTTTTTGATGAGATCAACGGCCCGTTGAATTTGGTTGATCTTACTGCCGTCGGGGGCTTCCCAGGCGACCCACTGTTTCCCGTAAACGGGCCCAAGGTCTCCGTTTTCGTCGGCCCATTCATTCCAGATGCGCACCCCGTTCTCCTGAAGATATTTTACATTGGTGTCCCCTTTCAGGAACCATAACAATTCATAAATTATAGATTTTAGGTGCAGTTTTTTGGTTGTCAGCATGGGGAAACCTTCCTGCAGGTCAAAGCGCATCTGGTATCCGAAAACGCTTTTGGTACCAGTTCCCGTACGATCAGACTTTTCGACTCCGTTGTCGATGATGTGTTGTAATGCGTTAAGGTATTGCCTCATGAATTTCTCTTATTGGTTTTGTTATAGCTAAACTGCTGTCTGGCAGGTCGGGTGGTTAATTATATTTTGCTCTAAGGCCAATTGTTGTCTAATTTGCAAAACATCTAATATCTTTGCTTTGATTTCAAAAAGACATTTAAATATCTTAGCTTTCGATTTCAAATTATTGCAAATATAAAAAAGATAGCCTTTCCTCGGCCTAAATTTTAAACAACAAAAGATGAAAAAATTATACACTAAACTCCTTTTACTGCTTTTCACCCTTACTATATTTCAGCTCCGGGGTCAGGTAGTGATCAATGAATTTTCAGCCGCTAACCTGGAATCCAATACCGACAACTTTGGCGAGCATGAAGACTGGATCGAATTATACAACACCTCCAACGCTTATGTTGACCTTTCAGGTTACCACCTTAGTGATCGTACCAACAATCCTGACAAATGGACTTTCCCCGATGGCTCGGGCATAACGGCCAACGGTTATTTGCTGATCTGGGCGAGTGGAAGGGATTTGGTCACCGGAAATAATATCCATACCAATTTCAAGATTACACAAACCAAAAATAGTGAAGATGTGGTTTTTGCAGATCCTTCCGGGAACATCATTGATTCCAATCCCATCAATATCCCCAACCAGCTCGGGCACTCAAGAGCCCGGACGACCAATGGCGGACCTACATGGGGCGTGGCTCTCATTCCCACTCCGGGATACGGCAACGGGCAGGTAAAAGGTGAATATGCACAAAAACCCTCCATTTCGCCATCAGCCGGTTTTTACACTGACCAGGTAACGGTCACCATTGAGAATACGGAACCCAACTCCACCATCTATTACACCACCGACGGCGGTGATCCGGATACCGGCTCAGGCATTTACACCGGCCCGTTCACAGTGACTTCGACCACGGTGGTCAAAGCAGCGGTGTACAGCAATGATTCGAACATTCCTCACAGTTTTACGGACTACCATACTTTTTTCATCAATGAGGTGCATACCATCCCGGTGGTTTCTGTATCCGGACGGGTGTTGCCCAATTTGTTCAACGGACAACAATTCAATCCTAAAGGCACTTTTGAACTTTTTGATGAAACAGGAGACCGGGTGGCGGATGGCAGCGGTGAATTCAATAAACACGGCAATGATTCCTGGGCGTATGACCAACGTGGCGTGGATTTTGTCACCCGTGATCAGATGGG carries:
- a CDS encoding thymidylate synthase — encoded protein: MRQYLNALQHIIDNGVEKSDRTGTGTKSVFGYQMRFDLQEGFPMLTTKKLHLKSIIYELLWFLKGDTNVKYLQENGVRIWNEWADENGDLGPVYGKQWVAWEAPDGSKINQIQRAVDLIKNNPDSRRIIVNAWNVGELDKMALTPCHALFQFYVAEGKLSCLLYQRSADVFLGVPFNIASYALFTLMMAQVCGLQPGEFIHSFGDLHLYSNHMEQAELQLSRIPRALPKMEINPEVTDIFNFKFEDFTLSDYDPDPHIKAPVAV